The genome window CTACAACGTCGCGTTCGTACTCGCATGGCTGGGCACGCTGGCGGGTATCGCGCTCGCCAGCGTCGCGTTCAGCCTCGGCATCCAGTCCATCGCGACCGGGGTATCGGCGAAGCCGTGGCCGCTGGCCGTTCCGATCGTGATCGGCGGGTTCGCGCCATTTCTCGCGAACCTCGTCTACTCGGCGCTCATCGCGCGCCTGCTGAAACGCGAGATCGTCGCCTGCCTGTCGCGGGCCTCGAGCTCGCCCGCCTGACGCGCCCCGCTTACTGCCGCACCGGCTTCTTCGCGAGCTTGCGCTGCAGCGTGCGGCGATGCATGTTCAGCGCACGCGCGGTCGCTGAAATATTGTTGTTGTTCTCGGCCAGCACGCGCTGGATGTGCTCCCATTCGAGCCGGTCGACCGACAGCACGACCGGATTCTCGAGCGCTTCGTCGGCCTGCACTTCGGTCGCGTTGGTCTGCAACGCGGCGAGGATCGACTCGACGTTCGCGGGCTTCGCGAGATAGTTGTCGGCGCCCTCCTTCACCGCCTGCACGGCGGTCGCGATGCTCGCGTAGCCGGTCAGCACCAGGATCCGCGCGTCGGGCTGCAGGTCGCACAGCGGCGCGATCAGGCTCAGGCCCGAATCCTCGCCGAGATGCAGGTCGACGGTGATGAACTGGAACTTGCCGCCCGCGGCGAGCCGCAGCGCCGCCTCCTTGTCGTGCGCCTGCTGGACCGCGTAACCGCGCCGCTCGAGGCCGCGCGCGAGCGTGCCCGCGAACACCTCGTTGTCGTCGATCACCAGGAAATTGTTCTCGCTCATGTGGTTTCTCCGTCTACGTGTTGGTTGAGGCGGCCGCTGCCGCGACGCGCACGACCGGCAGCCGCAGCACGGCCCGCGTGCCGCGCGCGGCGGTCGCACCGGCCGGACGGCTGTCCGGCGTGCCGGTTGTCCGTTCGGCGCCGCGCTGGCCCGCGCGCTGTGCCGATCCCGCCGCGGCGTGACCATTCGCCGCACTGCCTGCCCGCCCGTTGCCGCCCGCCGCGCGCGGCACGACATCGGACAGTTCGATCTCGCCGCCGAGCCGCGCGGCCGCGCTGAACGCGAGATACAGGCCGACCCCGTGCCCGCCCTGCGTGCTGTCGACCGGCATCGCGCCGAGCGACTCGCGCAGCGAGGCCGGAATGCCGGGCCCGTCGTCGCATACCTCGAATTCGATCTTGTCGGCCGTGCCGGCGTGCGCGACCTTCGCGGCCAGCGTCACGCGCTGCGGGCTCGCGCGCGCGGCGTTGTCGAGCAGGATCGTCAGGATCTGGCCGGCCGCGACCGTGTCGTCGAGCGCGACGCCCGCCGGGCGCGCGCCGAGC of Burkholderia sp. HI2500 contains these proteins:
- a CDS encoding response regulator transcription factor — its product is MSENNFLVIDDNEVFAGTLARGLERRGYAVQQAHDKEAALRLAAGGKFQFITVDLHLGEDSGLSLIAPLCDLQPDARILVLTGYASIATAVQAVKEGADNYLAKPANVESILAALQTNATEVQADEALENPVVLSVDRLEWEHIQRVLAENNNNISATARALNMHRRTLQRKLAKKPVRQ